In Camelina sativa cultivar DH55 chromosome 13, Cs, whole genome shotgun sequence, the genomic window tggcggttggggcgttacaagtggtatcagagccaaacccaGATAAGTGTGGAGTCGAGTTGGCTCACACTGTCGGGGGTGACAGTCTTGATGAGCAACGAAGACGTTgagatctgttagtgggggtgaattgtgacaccccggtttcaacAACTTgcgaagaggtttaaaagaattgatttggccacctatgtaaCTAAAGTGagcttatcttttcggtcaagggccctgagagaactccacaattaagcgtgcttatgctggagtagtctcaggatgggtgactttCCGGGAAATGATTTTCGGAACTGtacgagtgaggacaaaacacagaaaaagatcatgtggtgatttgtagggacggtaacaagtctttaaaaccgacgaatatggatgggctcatggGCCTAATGAGaagacgtgaggcccattaagaaaagtGGGCCCATAGACTGGATTGGATATGgggtccactaagaggtggcggtcggagTGTTACAACTAGAGTGTCGGTTGgagtttttttcaataattcaatatatggggtttgattgtaaaacaaaagtaaaaataaacttGTGCTACGCACGGGGTAACTTCTAGTAATACATACGGTtacttttccaaaaaaaaaaaaaaaaaaatcaattataaaggataaataattttttaactttgtaaatacttttactatgtttttttttataccatcAAAAATTTTGTCAATAATTTGTAtccattaaataaaattttgaaattctcaatttttcataaaagtctattagtttaaaaattatgtaaaattttatcatgttttctatttaaaaaaaaaggaattttaaTAATACCAACAATTGAGGATTACTTTgacatataataaaagaaagaatgcAACATGAGCACTCAtcctaagaccatctccaatgtatatttctatttttttctctaaaatagagtaactctataATAAAGCAatagttagtgtaaaaaatagagatgaaaatagaattgctctatatatagagcaatctaGAGCAAATATTGTTCTATAATAGaattttgactctaaaatagagtggagttggagatgccctaacaCGAGGATGGAATACTAGACCAGAACGAAAAAGCATACCGATCTTCCGAGGCAAAATTGATCGTAAATCGACTgaaaatatgattaatattttacatgtcTCTAATTAGACAATTTAATATATTGGCAATAACGACTATATAACATTAATCATGCACTAAACGCCTAAACCAGAGCTTTGTCATGTAAACAGAGCTCTTGTTTGGACGCTCAATCTAACACAGGCAAATTATCAGAGCATTGATGGCTTATCCTGAGCCGGACAGTTCTCTTAACTGCGACTCACACAGGTCAAAAGCTAGTTCAGTGTTTAAAGAATGCAACTGCTTAATGCCTAAAAAAGGATGATACTCTTTGCTTTTGTAATGATAATGATTTGGGAGAAGTGAATACATTATTTCAGTTTACAAggagatgtttcttcttcttattagtTTACAATTTTACCAATATTACAATTGGAAATGTCATGTCCACCGGTTTATTTAAGGAATTTGTCAAACCAGTCTGATGACTCTTTGATCATAAAACTCGTCACTTCGTGTCCAACTCCATCTTCTGCTTTGAACTGCTCTCTCGAGAAACATCAAAAGTCTATTTTAATTTCTCTATCCGGTGGTTGCAAATAGAACTATTGTTTAGATCAGTGATGATGTACCTTAACATTTCCAGGAGAACCAGTATCTTTATAAGCCTTCTCAGCTCTCTTTAAAGGAACTTCTAGTCCGCCAAGAGGGCAGCGAGGATCTTTTGCACCTGCACATGAAATCCGGAAAAAAACTTGTAAGTGTGTCAGATAGATAATGaacattttacatatatatcgATTGTGCTGACCGTTAAGGATGTAAAGAGGCCGTGGAGCAATCACTGGTAATGAGTAAGGTGAGTCAAACTTAGAAGCTAGTCCAGGAGCTATTCTGTTCCACACCTGTTTTAAGTCAATCAAATACTTACCAACTGTTATATTTGAGTCGCAATCCGAATTCGTAGTCATCTTCAAGCTTCTTTACCTTGTCGACTACTTCTTTGTCGATTACACTCTTTCCCAGATCAATCCTTGCTTCTGAAACCATAGAAAGCAAAGGAATTATAATTCTCATACTTAAGTATATATTGAATCTTTTAGTgagtttttttcaaaatctgacCTTCAAATAAAGGTTTTATACTGTTGACTCTTGCTTCCCACTCATCATTGTCTATTGCCCATCTAAATCCCTGCCCAACATTCAAAAGTTTTTGAATTAGGAAACCTTATCCTCTtacaagcaaaagaaaaggtCTCTCATAGTTGCTATGTTGTTTAAGAAAGAGTAGTAATGATGATTTTTGCACCTGAACACCGATTAAAGGGACAGCCACGGAATAGCGGGTGTCAGCTGCAGCAGCGAACCAAGCATGCATCCCTGTATGATGGTTTTCACAATGAacaaaaaattagtatatatgaaCTTAGTATAATTACTACAACAAATCATGCAACTCATCAGTTAGTAGTTATATGACTGACCTCCTAGCGAAATGCCGGTGATTCCTATCCTTTTTGGGTCTATATCATCCCTCTTAATAAGATATTCAGCTAGTTTGATCAAATCCCAAACCTgagaaaagaccaaaaaaaataaaaatcaaatagatGCAGTAAGATCGATGTTTTATACTCTAAAAGTGAAACCAGAAAATGAAAGCTAAATAGAGGCAATGGGGTTTTTTTTACAGTATCAAAGATAAAAGGCATTGTGTTTCCATTTTTCCAAGATGATATAAGAGCCTGCATTGTAATTTACACCCATATCAGAactcaaaagagaagaaaaataaaaaaggtcaTATATAATGAATTTGTAACAAACATCATTATATGCAGTTTTGCAGATGTAAGCGCGTTCCCCGTGGTAGCGAGAGTCTAAACCGATGGCTACATATCCCCTTGAAGCATATGCCTAAGcagaaataaaacatatatatataatcaaaacatTCCTCTGTTgattaattaagaagaaatcaaaatgtgaaaaaaaaaataacaatgatGTTACTTCGAGCCATGGTCTCAACCattctttgtttgtgtttgtgccGTGCATAAACACAATCGCTGGCCTTCTTTCTTCACTGCTCTTCTTCAGGCTTAATATAAGCAAAGGCAATCTCCCTTGCTCTGCATCCTTTTATATTCCTCATTACAAATAgaatacaatttattttttattttttgtaagacttaacacaaaatatattatccataaagtttctttaaatatatatataccaaatgtTAGTTACCTCAGTGTGGAGATGAAGGTTTTCTTCTTTAAGCATCTCTTTCAAGTCACCAATGTCTTCTTTTGGACAAGACTCTATTGCCTGTGTTTTGTAatgaccaaacaaacaaaaatcaaattagaagAAGAGTGACactttttttaggaaaaaaaaaaaaaggattgaacATCATCGCACTTCTGTAGATGGAACATCGGATTGAAAGAGAGGGTTCTCGACAGGATTCGAATAATCCACCATTAGTGGAACTGGAGAgattaaaaaagatttaaaggaagataattaaaatatgtgATTATGAGATcaggaaaaaattaaaagaaacattagTAAATAAATCACCTTCGGGAGATCGTCGACTTAGGAGAACACAAAGGAACTCCGATCTAAACACTTGGGCTTGAGAATCCATAACTCCGTCTccggtggcggtggtggtggtgatcgGTGGTGGGAGAAAAAGATTCGATGTTCTGTGTTTCGTTACTCAAAATTAATGTCAACGGCATGCAAATTTGCACAATTAGCTACCtgcttgcttcttctcttcttaatgGACGTGTTTTGGTTAactttataaatactttttttttctccgtctctttgttattgatttgatttaaaaataaaaataaaaaacactttgAATTTGTCGTcacatttttggatttttgcattttgggtttttattcgattgctataaaaaaattatttgaaatgtttttttttagcatccacaaaaaaaaaacatgagttattaattttatttactacAATACTTAAAAATTATAACACATACTCAatttatataatctatatacgaagttttttaaaaatcctcaGTCTTTTAATATTCAAGTGAGAATACCTTCCACCAACTGGCATGGGAGAGGAACCTTTGTTTCCTAGGATAATATGGGCGATCTGGacagcaagaaacaaaaacatatttaacaATCGACAGCTACAACTTTGTGATGAAGCCATCATCAGTGCCTGCttgtaaattgaaaaaaaaaaacttttctttaagATGGAGCTTAAGTTTTAGTAGAGACCTAAATATTAATTGCTTAAACCCTGAAATTGAGAAAGATCGGTCAACAAATATGCTACCAACCGTTGTGTTTTGCCGTTATGTAGATCTCACCAGATCCAACTTTACAATTCTCAATCCTTAATTTTGTCATCACAAAGCTCAAACGCTATATTTCATATATCTTAAACGCTAAAGATTTATCCTAAGGAACCAAAAATTCTCTTCCAAGTGTAGAGAACGCTGACGTCTAAAGAGATCCGAAGTGACAAGAGACGGACTGAGAAAATTACATCGACTCTTGAACGATTTCCTCGGTTACATCGATAACATCCTCAAACTCAACTTCTTTGGCTTcatactcatcttcttccacatcACTAACTTCACCATCCCGAAGATTTTGCCTCGCGAGTTTCTCCTCTTCATAGAGAGACTTCCACTGCATCACCCATTTTTCCCATTCTTCCTTTAATGCcttcctcttctctctgtcTTGTTCGCTCAACAGCAACGACACGTCTTGATCCTCTGCCTCATACTTCTTGCTGTACTTCTTCAGGTTCTTTgctatctcttcttccttctccgcAGTCAAGAATGATGGCGGTCTTGGACGCCAAGCCAACTGTATAaccacaaacaaatattttattggaCAATTGAAATGGATGATGCCAGTTTGAGaccgagttttttttttgttacagacCTGGAAGAAATGATCCTTCAGTGTCCGGTAAAGCAAATTCCCGTTGAAAGACCATATGGTGAACCCATTCTCCATCTCGTGGACTGATGTCACAGCAGTTGCAACATAcctttgaaaataaataaaaagaacaaaaaacatcAGCAGTTGGaacaaagagaaacaacaaatgGACTGGTTTAGTTTTAAGACAGTAGTACCTTCCAGTTGGGTCCCATTCGATTTCCGTGGCCATGAAGTGTTCGGCTGTGGCCATTGTCTCGAGCTCATCCACGTTGAAAAATTCAAGCTGGCCATTGAATCCCTTTAACCCAGCAAGAATGATGTACTTGCCAGTGGGGGACCAGAAGAGGGCATTGGCTTGTTTGGCCTTCAAAGTTGCGAGCTTTGAAACCCTTCCAGTGTTTTGTGCAGTCTTCATTGTGTAGAAACTGACATCTGGTCTTGGTTGGTCACCATGAATCACAGCAAACCTGTGACCCTTGGGCTCCCACGCGAAAGCAATGATCTTGTCATTCTTGTTGTCCAGCTCAAGAACCTCAATGGGAATATCCCTCTCTTTGATACGGAAAAGCTCAAATCCAGAGTATATGCTCTTCTTAGTTTTTGTGTATCGATCAACCTTGACAGCAAGATACTCTCCACTACTCTGCCAGTACATCTTGCAGTCGCTCACACTGAAGAGATTCTTCTGCCTCAACTCCACCTTGCTCGGGATTGGATTAGAGCAACCTGAAGAAAGACATGTCAATACAAAACAACTGGCAGAAAACTGAAGCAAATTGAGGATTCAGGGAAATAATAGAAACATACCTTGGCAGGTTGGTTTCCACCACCTTGTTCAGGAACAAACAATGAAAGGATAGAATCAGTAGGAGACCAGCAGATATCCACAACATTATCGACCTTCATGGATTTCTTGTCTATTAGGCTGAAAGTCTCAGTCTCATAGACAGATATAGTGTTTTTGCTAAGCTTGGCAAAGTATTTATCATCATTTCCACCAGCCCATCTGCAGAAAAAGTTTACGATATATCAACAAATGTGCACAATAGTTGAATAGAGAATAGATTTTGACTGTTTATATTCAGGACATTGACATGCAGTTGAAGATATTACCTGAACACAGGCCAAGAGGCACCAGCAACACCACCAAGTCCTCCAATTGAAAACTCATCAGCACTACCCTTGAAATCTCTCATCATCCTACCGGTCCTCACATCAAAGACCTTAACTTCTACTTTCTGAGAGTTTGACAGAAATCAGAATCCTTTGTATACAAATGATAtacaaataaaagttggaaagaAGAGAAGCAAAGATGCACTCACACTTGCATCTCGTGGGTTGCTTGGTTCTTGGCTATGGTAAGTTACCAGATATTTCTCACCTGGCGAGAAATCAACTAGTTTTACCTAAAACGGAATCAACAAACATGTCATGTTTTCAGGCCAacagaggaaaaacaaaactaatacgTAGCGATTAAAAGGAAAGTCAAACCATAGAATGCTGATAACGCATGAGACGCGTGAATGTATCAGCACCACCCCAAACAGCTGCTCCTTGCTTGTGAAGTGTCACAAGGTATGTACCTAGAGGAGACCACTGCACATAACTCTCTGTCCAATACTGCATAGGAGGAGAACATCATTAATTCAAATAATGGATATACACAGGAAAATGTAACTTTGCCCTAAACAGTCAATTAACAAATAATGGATATACACAGGATATGTAAGTAACTTACAGGACGCTTATGAACAGGTTCAGGCATCTTCTGCCTAGGATCATTCCAGTAAACTTCAGTATCAGCACCATGACGAATGACTAGCTGGTCCCGGGCTTTCTCATCAGTAAGccatttttgataattttcctGAAAAAACAAACACCATATAAATAACGAGAACAAGCACCTcagtaaagaaacaaacatgCAACAAGATTTACGCAACTTTTAACTATATTGGTTAGTTTACATACAATGCGTAAACAGATCCTAACTCTAACGCAGCTAGCAAACACATGTAAATCACTGAATCAAACCAGCAAATAACCAGCACAGACGCAGAGGAAGTTATTCAAAGACAATGATTCAAGGTAGCAAGGAGTAGCGTATATGATGAAAACTACACATACCGCAGGTACATAAAAACTGGCCTGAGGAGGCTCCCACTCCTCCTTCACATTCATCAACCTGTCGAAATCATCAAACTTGTTTACATCAAAGATATGAGACTTGTCCAGCTTGTAGCCATGAGTCTTTTCCTTAGCATTTTGCGCTTCCTGCAAGATTGAGAAACAAACTCTTGTAAGTAGAAGATAGAGACACCTAAGCTAATTAACTAAGCTGCTCGTAGttagttaaataaataaccTGAGCGGTATTGAACTCAATAAAACAGTAACCCAATGTCAATTCGGTATCGGGATCAACGGGCATCCACAGTCCATTCTCCCTGATCACACCTAACTGGTTGTAAATTTTCTTGACAACACCTTCAAGTTTCTCATACTTTTCCCTGGTAACAACAGGGAGGTGATCTACTACGATTATGTTACCGAATCCAGTATCGAATTCTGACTGATCCTCGTGGTATACTGCTTCATCATCACTACCAATCCACCAAagattccaaagaaaaaaaaacaaaaaaactcagtTCCGTTGTTCGTACATTCTACAAAAACCAAGACGCAGCGATCTATTGAGAAAAAAATCTCACCTCGCGATCCCAAAATCGTCTCGAGGAGGAAGATGGATTGAATCGAGATTAATCTCAGACCAATTAATCCCTAACTGAGCCGCTCGGCCATCTATATCAACGGCCGCAACCATGATTTCAAGAACTTAAATCCAAGATTCTGTGCgctttgaggaagaagaagaagaagaggtgaagAAAGTGAGAGCCTAGGGTTTTATAGCTTTTGGCAGTGTTAAGCCGATGACGAAGACGGAGGAAGACTGAATATTTTCCCTGGACGGGTCGGGTCATGTAATTGGTTGGACCTATATTATTCCAAAGCCCATTAACAATAATACAGCGACGAAAAGCTCATTATGCTCTGTTAGTTCCTTTGAcgatacatgtttttttttactcgcAACTTGCAAGCTaggtgacaattttttttttaacatctaataaGCTCTTGTTAATCGATAATGTGATCCTCATTGGGACATCAACAAGAAAACCAGGAATGTAATAGTAGCTGGCAAAATCAATATTATTTGGTAAAGGTGTTTTAGCTAAACTGTCTGCAGCTTTGTTGTTGTGTATTCGTGTCCAGACATATGCAActtctttgaa contains:
- the LOC104736600 gene encoding eukaryotic translation initiation factor 3 subunit B-like — translated: MVAAVDIDGRAAQLGINWSEINLDSIHLPPRDDFGIASDDEAVYHEDQSEFDTGFGNIIVVDHLPVVTREKYEKLEGVVKKIYNQLGVIRENGLWMPVDPDTELTLGYCFIEFNTAQEAQNAKEKTHGYKLDKSHIFDVNKFDDFDRLMNVKEEWEPPQASFYVPAENYQKWLTDEKARDQLVIRHGADTEVYWNDPRQKMPEPVHKRPYWTESYVQWSPLGTYLVTLHKQGAAVWGGADTFTRLMRYQHSMVKLVDFSPGEKYLVTYHSQEPSNPRDASKVEVKVFDVRTGRMMRDFKGSADEFSIGGLGGVAGASWPVFRWAGGNDDKYFAKLSKNTISVYETETFSLIDKKSMKVDNVVDICWSPTDSILSLFVPEQGGGNQPAKVCCSNPIPSKVELRQKNLFSVSDCKMYWQSSGEYLAVKVDRYTKTKKSIYSGFELFRIKERDIPIEVLELDNKNDKIIAFAWEPKGHRFAVIHGDQPRPDVSFYTMKTAQNTGRVSKLATLKAKQANALFWSPTGKYIILAGLKGFNGQLEFFNVDELETMATAEHFMATEIEWDPTGRYVATAVTSVHEMENGFTIWSFNGNLLYRTLKDHFFQLAWRPRPPSFLTAEKEEEIAKNLKKYSKKYEAEDQDVSLLLSEQDREKRKALKEEWEKWVMQWKSLYEEEKLARQNLRDGEVSDVEEDEYEAKEVEFEDVIDVTEEIVQESM
- the LOC104736596 gene encoding uncharacterized protein LOC104736596 isoform X1, giving the protein MDSQAQVFRSEFLCVLLSRRSPEVPLMVDYSNPVENPLFQSDVPSTEAIESCPKEDIGDLKEMLKEENLHLHTEDAEQGRLPLLILSLKKSSEERRPAIVFMHGTNTNKEWLRPWLEAYASRGYVAIGLDSRYHGERAYICKTAYNDALISSWKNGNTMPFIFDTVWDLIKLAEYLIKRDDIDPKRIGITGISLGGMHAWFAAAADTRYSVAVPLIGVQGFRWAIDNDEWEARVNSIKPLFEEARIDLGKSVIDKEVVDKVWNRIAPGLASKFDSPYSLPVIAPRPLYILNGAKDPRCPLGGLEVPLKRAEKAYKDTGSPGNVKFKAEDGVGHEVTSFMIKESSDWFDKFLK
- the LOC104736596 gene encoding uncharacterized protein LOC104736596 isoform X3 gives rise to the protein MMASSQSCSCRLLNMFLFLAVQIAHIILGNKGSSPMPVGGRKHRTSNLFLPPPITTTTATGDGVMDSQAQVFRSEFLCVLLSRRSPEVPLMVDYSNPVENPLFQSDVPSTEAIESCPKEDIGDLKEMLKEENLHLHTEDAEQGRLPLLILSLKKSSEERRPAIVFMHGTNTNKEWLRPWLEAYASRGYVAIGLDSRYHGERAYICKTAYNDALISSWKNGNTMPFIFDTVWDLIKLAEYLIKRDDIDPKRIGITGISLGGMHAWFAAAADTRYSVAVPLIGVQGFRWAIDNDEWEARVNSIKPLFEEARIDLGKSVIDKEVVDKVWNRIAPGLASKFDSPYSLPVIAPRPLYILNGAKDPRCPLGGLEVPLKRAEKAYKDTGSPGNVKFKAEDGVGHEVTSFMIKESSDWFDKFLK
- the LOC104736596 gene encoding uncharacterized protein LOC104736596 isoform X2 is translated as MDSQAQVFRSEFLCVLLSRRSPEVPLMVDYSNPVENPLFQSDVPSTEAIESCPKEDIGDLKEMLKEENLHLHTEAYASRGYVAIGLDSRYHGERAYICKTAYNDALISSWKNGNTMPFIFDTVWDLIKLAEYLIKRDDIDPKRIGITGISLGGMHAWFAAAADTRYSVAVPLIGVQGFRWAIDNDEWEARVNSIKPLFEEARIDLGKSVIDKEVVDKVWNRIAPGLASKFDSPYSLPVIAPRPLYILNGAKDPRCPLGGLEVPLKRAEKAYKDTGSPGNVKFKAEDGVGHEVTSFMIKESSDWFDKFLK